The Legionella sp. PATHC032 genome has a window encoding:
- a CDS encoding alpha/beta hydrolase, with the protein MDLSKKIEPKTWSFVEKIQNAGGKPIYDIPVAEGRVIFDQLQALPTEKPDVDVEDKTLPVGPSGKVDIRIVRPKGAKEKLPVIMFFHGAGWVFGDYQTHGRLVREIAVGTHAAVVFVKYTLAPEAQYPTQIEESYAAMKYIAEHGKQFNLDTSRFVAAGDSVGGNMTSVMTLLAKERGGPKIDYQVLVYPVTDANFDNASYKEFAEGPWLTKKAMEWFWDKYLPNKEKRKEITASPLQASIEQLKGLPPALVITGECDVLRDEGEAYAHKLIAAGVTVTAIRHLGTIHDFLMLNDLSETPACRNAVETIIGHVTHIFGTKK; encoded by the coding sequence ATGGATTTAAGCAAAAAAATAGAACCAAAAACTTGGTCATTTGTTGAAAAAATACAAAATGCAGGTGGGAAACCAATTTATGACATCCCGGTTGCTGAAGGAAGAGTTATATTTGATCAACTACAAGCCTTGCCCACCGAGAAACCTGATGTCGATGTTGAAGACAAAACTTTGCCAGTAGGACCTAGCGGGAAAGTTGATATTCGCATTGTTCGTCCTAAAGGCGCAAAAGAAAAATTACCAGTCATCATGTTTTTTCATGGTGCTGGCTGGGTTTTTGGCGATTATCAAACTCATGGCCGTCTCGTACGAGAAATAGCAGTGGGTACTCATGCCGCGGTCGTGTTTGTTAAATACACTTTAGCTCCGGAAGCTCAGTACCCGACACAAATAGAAGAATCTTACGCTGCCATGAAATATATAGCAGAACACGGCAAACAATTTAATCTGGATACTTCACGATTTGTTGCTGCAGGTGACAGTGTTGGCGGTAATATGACCAGCGTCATGACTCTTCTTGCTAAAGAACGTGGTGGTCCCAAAATTGATTATCAAGTACTCGTTTATCCAGTGACTGATGCCAATTTTGATAATGCTTCCTATAAAGAATTTGCTGAAGGCCCCTGGTTAACCAAAAAGGCAATGGAGTGGTTTTGGGACAAATATTTGCCTAATAAAGAAAAAAGGAAGGAAATTACAGCAAGCCCTCTACAAGCTTCCATTGAGCAACTTAAAGGATTACCACCAGCACTGGTCATTACTGGTGAATGTGATGTTTTACGTGATGAAGGTGAAGCCTATGCTCACAAGCTCATCGCAGCAGGTGTGACAGTCACAGCCATTCGTCATCTGGGCACAATTCATGACTTCCTGATGCTCAATGATCTCTCTGAAACACCAGCCTGTCGAAATGCCGTTGAAACCATTATTGGTCACGTAACTCATATTTTTGGCACAAAAAAGTAA
- a CDS encoding STY0301 family protein: MCNWNKIIGLALMGFSAFLQAKTYIPQCPKEINTLERIQTSPDGWETLSGIKNNYLGNVSFYSGHPKAQASLKPNRINKKKAEWKFSPHDTIYIVCHYNQTGIELTQQLPQKTKGCVVIFNPNVKGPYGFLPQKITCNQ; the protein is encoded by the coding sequence GTGTGCAATTGGAACAAAATAATTGGCCTGGCATTAATGGGATTTTCTGCTTTTTTACAAGCAAAAACCTATATCCCTCAATGCCCTAAAGAAATCAACACGCTTGAACGTATACAGACATCTCCTGATGGCTGGGAAACCCTAAGCGGAATTAAAAACAATTATCTGGGTAATGTGTCTTTCTATTCTGGCCATCCCAAAGCTCAAGCCAGCTTAAAACCCAACCGTATCAATAAGAAAAAAGCAGAATGGAAGTTTTCTCCCCATGATACCATTTATATTGTGTGCCATTACAATCAGACAGGAATTGAGCTAACACAACAATTGCCTCAAAAAACAAAAGGATGTGTTGTAATTTTTAATCCTAACGTAAAAGGTCCTTATGGCTTCCTGCCTCAAAAAATAACCTGCAACCAATAA
- a CDS encoding secretion system protein, giving the protein MPVTSLKKFLKDIGKENKKKHQVKLVLNTSQDIQLFLNAMRDSRNQGVSSLSELDLSGTHFTSQELRDFVCVLNDIPGIKCLRLDFCGLKDSDTVELSKLTYIKELSLKSNHLKNRPMFNSMLEALYLDYNTELSASYALFSLSRNAAALKKLSLRNCGVTDTNLEYLTRPESRLKNLTHFNLRRNNITHLGVESIAHLQSLTTIDLSQNTGIGDEGVFRLAPLKQLRTLYLDNCGLGIEGIKAVAKMNLYTVDLSFNPGLKKEWKLDELKPNHTIRTLLLTFCSLNDNHAKLIVSKFPAATNLNVANNNMTRVGVKTLLSNPIIESLDVSTQSLYAKPTGVSGTGILSPRIMMRKKEIKQQEKEKVQDLLDTICNTITLKSINLEHTGLTPGMLLSLIPAETDHRRYLKKINGISCKELKPKLEQQIAWRKTEKESTPPVITEVDDSKPGDLMIKSANSSATEVQTREDHLKDSPDEKIKSLELENQKLRDELAAARKRIFELEKQFSAGSKSSKKPTIPKLAIPVMFQDFTKTTTNQMSINTDNSISSVPK; this is encoded by the coding sequence ATGCCAGTTACTTCGTTAAAAAAATTTTTAAAAGATATTGGAAAGGAAAATAAAAAGAAGCATCAGGTAAAACTTGTTTTAAATACATCTCAGGATATTCAATTATTTTTAAATGCTATGCGAGATTCAAGAAATCAGGGAGTTTCATCCTTATCTGAACTTGATCTAAGCGGCACTCACTTTACTTCTCAAGAGTTGAGAGATTTCGTCTGCGTTCTTAATGATATACCTGGAATTAAATGTTTACGTTTAGATTTCTGTGGTCTTAAGGATAGTGACACAGTGGAGCTTTCCAAATTAACTTACATCAAAGAATTATCATTGAAGAGTAACCACTTAAAGAACCGCCCCATGTTTAATTCTATGCTCGAAGCGTTGTATTTGGATTATAATACGGAGCTCAGTGCAAGTTATGCGTTATTTAGTTTAAGTCGAAATGCTGCCGCTTTAAAAAAATTATCCTTACGTAATTGCGGTGTTACTGATACCAATTTAGAGTATTTGACTCGACCTGAGTCCAGGTTAAAAAATCTGACCCACTTTAATTTGCGAAGAAATAATATCACTCACCTTGGCGTGGAAAGTATTGCTCATCTTCAATCGTTGACTACTATTGATTTAAGTCAAAATACTGGAATTGGTGATGAGGGCGTGTTCAGGCTTGCGCCTTTAAAACAGCTCAGAACTCTGTATTTAGATAATTGTGGACTGGGGATAGAGGGGATTAAGGCGGTTGCCAAAATGAATTTATATACTGTGGATTTGAGTTTCAATCCCGGGTTAAAAAAAGAATGGAAATTGGATGAGTTGAAACCTAATCACACCATTCGAACATTATTATTAACATTTTGCAGCTTAAATGATAATCATGCCAAACTGATTGTTTCAAAATTTCCAGCCGCTACCAATTTAAATGTTGCAAATAATAATATGACCAGAGTCGGGGTAAAGACTTTATTGAGTAACCCGATTATAGAGAGTTTGGATGTCAGTACACAATCGCTTTATGCAAAACCGACAGGAGTTTCTGGCACTGGTATTTTATCTCCTCGAATAATGATGAGGAAAAAGGAAATAAAACAACAGGAAAAAGAAAAAGTACAGGATTTGCTAGATACTATTTGTAATACGATCACTTTAAAGAGTATTAATCTGGAACATACAGGCCTAACTCCCGGGATGTTATTAAGTTTAATTCCAGCTGAAACGGATCACAGACGGTATCTTAAGAAAATTAACGGCATTTCATGTAAAGAGCTTAAACCAAAATTAGAGCAACAAATTGCTTGGAGAAAAACTGAAAAGGAAAGTACTCCTCCTGTCATAACGGAAGTAGACGACTCCAAACCAGGTGATTTAATGATTAAGTCTGCCAATAGTTCTGCGACAGAGGTGCAAACAAGGGAGGATCATTTGAAAGACAGTCCCGATGAAAAAATAAAATCTCTGGAATTAGAGAATCAAAAATTAAGGGATGAACTTGCAGCAGCTCGTAAAAGAATTTTTGAATTGGAAAAACAGTTTTCAGCAGGATCCAAGTCAAGTAAAAAACCAACTATACCCAAATTGGCAATACCTGTTATGTTTCAAGATTTTACGAAAACAACAACAAATCAAATGAGTATCAATACCGATAATTCCATATCATCAGTACCTAAATAG